In Candidatus Rokuibacteriota bacterium, the genomic stretch GGCGCTCCATCACCTTGAGCAGCCTCGGCCAGAGCTCGGGCCCGCCCACGACCTGGAACGCCAGGTAACGGTGACCGATCTTGTGGACCACCATGCCGGGCCGCGGATTGCCGTGCTCCTGGCCGCCGTTGAGAACGGCCCCGAAGGTCACGCTGTCCGAAGCCACGAGGGCCTCGAGCATGGAGACGTCCAGATGCGCGCCGCGTCCCGTGCGCGCCCGTCGCCAGAGCGCGCCCAGGATGGCGGTGGAAGCATGGGTCGCGGCCAGCATGTCGGCGGCCTGGAGGTTCGAGGCCCGAGGGTTTGGCTCGTCGCCCTGCTCGAGGTGCATGAGCCCGGACATGGCATTGATGGTGTGCGCGAAGGCCGGGCGGAGCCGCCACGGGCCCGTCTGCCCGAAGCCTGAGATGGAGCAGTAGACGATGTCGGGCTTCACCAGGCGGACCGCGTCGTAGTCGCAGCCGAGGCGGGCGATCACGCCCGGCGTGAAGTTCTCGATGAAGACATCGGCGTGGCGGGCGAGGTCGAGCACCACGCGGCGGCCCTCGGCGTGGGACAGGTCCACCGCCACGCTCTCCTTGCCCGCATTGACGCGGATGAAGTACGTGCTCTGGTCGTCGCGGCCGGGCTCGAGCTGGTGCGGGTTGTAACGCGTCTCCTCGCCGGGGCCCGGACGCTCGATCTTGATGACGCGCGCGCCCATGTCGGCCAGCAGGCGGGTGCAGTACGGGCCCGCGAGGACGCGGGTGAGGTCGAGGATCAGCAGGCCGCTCAGCGGGAGAGAATCGTCGGGCGCCGCCGTGGACATATCAGGCTCCACCTTCGAGCTTGGCCAGGGGAGAGACACTGGCGAGCCCGGCCAGGGGAGAGACGATGGTCAGGCCGCCGTCGAGCAGGATGGTCTGGCCGGTGAGGAAGCCCGCGCCGTCGGAGACGATCCAGGCGACGCAGTCGGCGACGTCCTCCGCGGTGCCGGTGCGCCGCACGGGCGTTCTCGCCGCGAGGGCCGCCATCGCCGCCTCGTAGTCGCGTCCGAGGCCCCTCTCGATGTACCGGCGTGAAGAATCGGTGGTGATCATGCCCGGGTTAACGCCGTTGACCGTGATGCCCTCGGGCCCGAGCTCGAGCGCTAAGGAGCGCACGAGGCTCTCGACGGCGGCCTTGGCGCCGCCCAGCAGGCCGTGGCCGGGCATGGCCTGGAAGGAATCGATGCCCGAGATCGCTACGATGCGGCCGGCGCGGCCGCGCATGAGAGGCCGCGCCGCCTGGATTGCGGCAATGAATGAGTCCACCGAGATCGCGAAGGTGCGGCGGACGTTTTGTTCCTTCTGGTCCATTAACGGGCGGAAGGAAGTGGCCGCGGCGTTGGCGACGAGAATGTCCACGCGACCGAAGGTCTCGCCGACGCGCTCGACGACGGGCGGCACGTCTGACGGCCGGCCCAGCTCGAGCGGGAGTGCCAGGCCCTTGACGCCTTCGAGTTGGATCTGGGCGACCACTTCGGCCGCGAGATCCGCGCTGCGCCTGTAGGTCAGCACGCAGTGGGCGCCGTCGCGCGCCAGGCGGAGCGCGACGGCGCGGCCGATACCGCGCGTGCCCCCCGTGACGACGGCCACGCGGCCGTCGAGCGGTCTCGTCGACGCCGGCGCCATCAGGCCAGGAAGTCTCGGCAGAGCGCTTCCCACATGGTGGCCGACAGGCGGAGGCTCTCCGTGTCAATGCGTTCGTTGTTGCCGTGGAACATGAGCGGGTAGTCGGTGTAGGGGATGCGCCGGGAGTGCAGGGCGAAGCCGTAGGACGGCACGCCCTTCCAGCGAAAGAAGCGCGAGTCGGTGGCGCCGCCCGTGAGCCGCGGGATGATCTTGCTGCCGGGCACGAGCGCCTGCGTCACCCGGGAGAGCGCCTCGCCGAGCGGGGTGTCCAGCGAGGTCGTCGAGCCCTCCTGGCCTCGCGGGGCCTCGATGTCCACGCGCGAGGCGAGATCGCCCAGCGCCTCCTTCAGCATGGCGTCCACGTCGAGCGGGCTCACGCCGGGAAGCGCGCGGATGTCGATGTCGATCGCGATGCGGTCGGGGATAACGTTGATCTTGGACCCGCCGTGCACGACATTCGGCGAGAAGGTCGTGTGGGTGCACGCATGGGCCATGCGCGCCAGCCCCAGCGGCTCCAGGTGGCGCACGGCCTCAAGCACGCGGCCGGGATCGGTCAGCGCCGCCTCGAGCTCTTTCGGCAGCTCGAGCTCGGCCACGTAGCGTCGCCACTCGTCGAGAATCTTCGGCTTGGGCTGGTAGGCGGCCACCCGGCGCACCACCTCGGCCGCGGTGACGAGCGCATTGTCGGTGCGGAAGGGCATCGAGCCGTGGCCGGGCGTGCCCTTGACCACGAGCCGCCGCCAGTTGACGCCCTTCTCGCCGACTGTCACCGGCAGCTTGATGCCCGAGGGCGTGGGGATGGGCACGCCGCCGCTCTCGGTGATCACGTAGTCGGCCTTGACCGCGTCGAACTTCTCGCGGGTCAGGTAGCTGGCGCCGTAGACGCTCCCGGCTTCCTCATCGGCGACGGCGAGGTAGATCAGCGTCCCGCGCGGCTTGAAGCCGCTCTTGGCCAGCCGCCGCGTGGCCA encodes the following:
- a CDS encoding CoA transferase, whose protein sequence is MSTAAPDDSLPLSGLLILDLTRVLAGPYCTRLLADMGARVIKIERPGPGEETRYNPHQLEPGRDDQSTYFIRVNAGKESVAVDLSHAEGRRVVLDLARHADVFIENFTPGVIARLGCDYDAVRLVKPDIVYCSISGFGQTGPWRLRPAFAHTINAMSGLMHLEQGDEPNPRASNLQAADMLAATHASTAILGALWRRARTGRGAHLDVSMLEALVASDSVTFGAVLNGGQEHGNPRPGMVVHKIGHRYLAFQVVGGPELWPRLLKVMERPELANDARFATADARRTNWRALREVIGRWLDDFASVDAAIDVLTKARLPCAPVLRPAEVIAAPQLAERKFFPALSHPARGDVRVTASPYHLDGKPVHPQGPAPHRVGQHTRDVLAHLLGYDEERIAALLTSRVVEAP
- a CDS encoding SDR family oxidoreductase, which gives rise to MAPASTRPLDGRVAVVTGGTRGIGRAVALRLARDGAHCVLTYRRSADLAAEVVAQIQLEGVKGLALPLELGRPSDVPPVVERVGETFGRVDILVANAAATSFRPLMDQKEQNVRRTFAISVDSFIAAIQAARPLMRGRAGRIVAISGIDSFQAMPGHGLLGGAKAAVESLVRSLALELGPEGITVNGVNPGMITTDSSRRYIERGLGRDYEAAMAALAARTPVRRTGTAEDVADCVAWIVSDGAGFLTGQTILLDGGLTIVSPLAGLASVSPLAKLEGGA
- a CDS encoding M20/M25/M40 family metallo-hydrolase, which gives rise to MTDPKSVETEATELLCTLIRNACVNDGTPESGHEERNADAIESYFAGSGLSFERHAAGPGRVSLMTRIIGSDPKAPTLLLMGHTDVVPVNPSGWERDPFGAEVVDGIVWGRGATDMLNITSTMAVATRRLAKSGFKPRGTLIYLAVADEEAGSVYGASYLTREKFDAVKADYVITESGGVPIPTPSGIKLPVTVGEKGVNWRRLVVKGTPGHGSMPFRTDNALVTAAEVVRRVAAYQPKPKILDEWRRYVAELELPKELEAALTDPGRVLEAVRHLEPLGLARMAHACTHTTFSPNVVHGGSKINVIPDRIAIDIDIRALPGVSPLDVDAMLKEALGDLASRVDIEAPRGQEGSTTSLDTPLGEALSRVTQALVPGSKIIPRLTGGATDSRFFRWKGVPSYGFALHSRRIPYTDYPLMFHGNNERIDTESLRLSATMWEALCRDFLA